A window of the Microbacterium sp. LWH13-1.2 genome harbors these coding sequences:
- a CDS encoding metallophosphoesterase, protein MILTEHSRPSHTFVHISDTHLPGERSPLYGSGADADANLASVLSRLVSSGLKPDALLFTGDLADRGDASSYRRLRELVAPAVEALGCEVMWAMGNHDERGAMRAELGLAGGASDAVVEVRWFGGMRVIVLDSTVPGQHWGRVDEAQLSWLATELSVPAPEGSLLLIHHPPLPTVLDLAVTVELREQAALAAVLAGSDVRGILSGHVHHPSFGTFAGIPVAAASSSAYGQDLAQPVGATRGQDAAQGYNLVHVYDGTIVHSVVGLEVGADVGEPVAAEEAGRRIAGRGISWRERVRPAQHP, encoded by the coding sequence TTCGTGCACATCTCCGATACGCACCTTCCCGGTGAACGCTCGCCTCTGTATGGAAGTGGAGCGGATGCTGATGCGAACCTCGCTTCGGTTCTGAGTCGGTTGGTGTCTTCTGGATTGAAGCCCGATGCGCTGCTGTTCACGGGGGATCTCGCGGATCGAGGCGACGCGTCGTCGTATCGGCGGTTGCGGGAGTTGGTAGCGCCGGCTGTTGAGGCGTTGGGGTGCGAGGTCATGTGGGCCATGGGCAACCACGACGAGCGCGGGGCGATGCGGGCGGAGCTCGGGCTCGCCGGTGGCGCTTCGGACGCTGTGGTCGAGGTGCGCTGGTTCGGTGGGATGCGGGTGATCGTGTTGGATTCGACGGTTCCCGGGCAGCACTGGGGGCGGGTCGATGAGGCTCAGCTCTCGTGGTTGGCGACCGAGCTGTCTGTTCCAGCGCCGGAGGGTTCGCTGCTGCTGATCCATCACCCGCCGCTGCCGACCGTGCTCGACCTCGCAGTGACGGTCGAGCTGCGCGAGCAAGCAGCGCTGGCTGCGGTGCTGGCCGGGTCGGATGTGCGGGGGATCCTGTCGGGGCATGTGCATCACCCGTCGTTCGGGACGTTCGCTGGAATTCCAGTCGCGGCTGCGTCGTCGAGTGCGTACGGGCAGGACCTGGCACAGCCGGTCGGGGCGACGCGTGGACAGGATGCTGCGCAGGGGTACAACCTCGTGCACGTGTACGACGGGACGATCGTGCACTCGGTTGTGGGGCTTGAGGTCGGTGCGGACGTCGGGGAGCCGGTCGCGGCGGAAGAGGCGGGAAGGCGGATTGCGGGGCGGGGGATTTCTTGGCGGGAGCGGGTGCGGCCAGCCCAGCATCCCTGA